The following are from one region of the Rosistilla carotiformis genome:
- a CDS encoding glycerophosphodiester phosphodiesterase, whose amino-acid sequence MFQTVCRNLYSCFRTLLAVDLIFKLAAFTLLTPAVSLLFRVFLSLSGRSVLADADIARFLLHPTGWLAVVIVGGGVLAVLAIEQAVLMTVCLGADQSLKIRPSRVAIFVAERTRQVLWLTTRVVARVALTALPFLAVGGGLFLFLLTDHDINFYLTAKPPKFWLAVGLIGAVLVAMAVALLYRVSGWAFALPLLLYRGLSPTEALAESKRLASPHRWRIVGSLAVWAISNLALGFCLSLLTTSLGEIVLPSATRTIWTLIAAVGMLLAIFGIANFIASLIANASCASLLGMLYLQHVDEPGQRLVEMPTWGQWNGIRLTGGRIASAVVIGGLVAAVLGVLTLESISIEDRVQITAHRGGATHSPENTMAAFRRAIEDGADWVEIDVQESSDGVVVVAHDSDLKKVAGNPVKIWNATAEELRSIDIGGYFSADYTSERMPTLEEVLALCKDQVGVNIELKYYGHTDRLEQRVVDLVERFEMEDQIVIMSLDAKGIAKLKKLRPDWICGLLTAVAVSDLTRANVDFLAVNTSLATQSFINAAHRVGKTVSVWTVNDARTMSAMISRGVDNLITDDPALARKVLAERETMNPVERLMLELAFQLGLPMPAGAPQ is encoded by the coding sequence ATGTTTCAAACGGTCTGCCGCAATCTCTATTCCTGCTTCCGGACGCTGCTGGCCGTCGATCTGATCTTCAAGCTGGCGGCGTTTACGCTGCTGACGCCTGCGGTCAGTTTGTTGTTTCGGGTGTTCTTGAGTCTTTCCGGGCGGAGCGTTTTGGCCGACGCCGATATCGCTCGATTCCTGTTGCACCCGACGGGTTGGCTGGCGGTGGTGATCGTCGGCGGCGGGGTGTTGGCAGTGTTGGCGATCGAGCAGGCTGTGTTGATGACGGTTTGCCTGGGGGCGGACCAGTCGCTGAAGATTCGACCGAGCCGAGTTGCGATCTTTGTGGCAGAGCGGACGCGGCAGGTGCTGTGGCTGACGACTCGCGTCGTCGCTCGCGTGGCGCTGACCGCGTTGCCATTCCTGGCGGTCGGCGGCGGGCTGTTCCTGTTCCTGCTGACCGATCACGACATCAACTTCTATTTGACCGCCAAGCCGCCGAAGTTTTGGCTGGCCGTTGGTTTGATCGGAGCTGTGTTGGTCGCGATGGCGGTGGCGCTGTTGTACCGCGTCAGCGGATGGGCCTTTGCATTGCCGCTGCTGTTGTACCGTGGACTTTCGCCAACCGAAGCGTTGGCCGAAAGCAAGCGTTTGGCTAGCCCGCATCGCTGGCGGATCGTCGGTTCGCTGGCCGTCTGGGCGATCAGTAATCTTGCCCTTGGATTTTGCCTCTCGCTGCTGACGACATCGCTGGGTGAAATTGTGTTGCCATCGGCAACCCGAACCATCTGGACCTTGATCGCAGCGGTCGGGATGTTGTTGGCCATTTTCGGCATCGCAAATTTCATCGCCAGCCTGATCGCCAACGCGTCGTGCGCGTCGCTGTTGGGGATGCTGTACTTGCAGCATGTCGATGAGCCCGGCCAGCGGTTGGTAGAGATGCCGACGTGGGGCCAGTGGAATGGCATCCGATTGACCGGCGGGCGGATCGCTTCGGCGGTTGTGATCGGCGGATTGGTCGCTGCCGTGTTGGGCGTGTTGACGCTCGAATCGATCTCGATCGAGGATCGAGTTCAGATCACTGCGCATCGCGGCGGTGCAACGCATTCGCCCGAAAATACGATGGCTGCGTTTCGCCGAGCGATCGAAGATGGCGCCGATTGGGTCGAGATCGATGTGCAGGAATCGAGCGACGGGGTTGTCGTCGTGGCGCATGATTCGGATCTGAAAAAGGTGGCGGGCAATCCAGTCAAGATTTGGAATGCGACAGCGGAAGAGCTTCGCAGCATCGACATCGGCGGCTACTTCTCCGCCGACTACACGTCCGAGCGGATGCCGACGCTGGAGGAGGTGCTGGCGTTGTGCAAGGACCAGGTTGGCGTGAACATCGAACTGAAGTATTACGGCCACACCGATCGACTGGAGCAGCGGGTCGTCGATTTGGTTGAGCGGTTTGAGATGGAAGATCAGATCGTGATCATGTCGCTGGATGCCAAAGGAATCGCCAAACTGAAGAAGCTGCGTCCCGATTGGATTTGCGGACTGTTGACCGCGGTGGCTGTCAGCGATCTGACTCGCGCCAACGTCGACTTCTTAGCCGTCAACACGTCGCTGGCGACGCAGTCGTTCATCAACGCGGCTCATCGCGTGGGGAAGACGGTTTCGGTGTGGACGGTTAACGACGCCAGGACGATGTCGGCGATGATCAGCCGCGGCGTCGATAACCTGATCACCGACGATCCCGCTCTGGCTCGGAAAGTACTCGCCGAGCGGGAGACGATGAATCCGGTCGAACGCCTGATGTTAGAGCTGGCGTTTCAGTTGGGTTTGCCGATGCCAGCGGGTGCACCGCAGTGA